The DNA region CAAGTGCAACAGCTAGATCAGGGAAATTCTCTAAAAATAGGAGATAATTGATTTAGTTATACCCAATTACCTGACACGTAGAATTTCTCTATTTTTGTTTCCTTTAAGACAATTCacaaaaaacatataaatatgtttaagtTAAGATTTAGATTGGCATTTGTCCAAGTTAGATGGCAATAAATTCACAATAGATGTGGTATAGTCACTGTTTCCATGGATACTAGACTGTGTTACCATAGATTAGAATCTCTATACTTATCACAAACAATGAACTCCGCCtttgatgtttttattgttttacgaTTCTGTTTACTGATAGTCGACTATCCCAGGCCTTTTCAATTACTCTCAAGTTAAAAGAcaatttaaaaattgatttttcaattaCCAGATCAATCCGATGGTTAAGTATGTAGGGCATCTGACTACAATGTAAGCTAGCTTACAGTATCAATGGGTCCCAGAGAAATAAACACTAACTTGTATATAGGTGCTACCTAGCAACTGTCCCATTTGGGTTTCAAACTCACAACCGATAGATGAAGGCCGATAGATGAAGGCCGAGGGCTAGTGGCACGGCAATAGGTTGGGGCATCTTAtccactcggccactgtgaccCAAAGGATAAAGACATGTCATGGTCAAAATAGCCAGTAAAAGGTTTGAGATCTGAACTCTTGGTGTTAGAGTACTTATAAAGCTGGAGAACAGTTTGGTGCCAAGAAGGCCATAATGGTCTGGCAgataaagtgtttttatttaaagGTTGGCACATGAGTTTGTGAACATGATTTAAGAGTGCACCAGTTAGGTCCTGATAGGGGTTCTGAGGGTGCCTTGGGAATGATATATGTGTTCTGCTGGGAAGTCATTTGTCATTTTCTCTGGATTAGAACCAGATTGAACTTGCCAAACGTTCTGACATCTCCCTTGGAGAAGGAGTTTGCCTCGGAAACATCATGAAAGTTAATCATCACTAAACACAGAACTTCTGTTTTTCTGCTAATTTGTCATGATTTaggaaaaaaagaaattctGTCAGAAGTGTGTTGACGAGGGTGGAGACTGAAGTGTGCATGAGGTTTCAGTAGATTGCCATCTTATAATGACTGAACATCCTGATATCCCACTGTTCACTATAAGAtctgttttgtttctttttcagaGAACCTATGTTTTTGCATTCCTGCTAAGTTCCAGACTGTATATACGTCCACATAGCCTGCTTGGCGAAGTCTGTCAGGTAAAGAGCTCCTTTATTTCATCTCTAGACAGCAAGTCATCGTCCTAATagctaaaacatttttattggaaTTTCAGCAGTTTACCATAATTAAAATCAGGAAAAACATGGGGTTAGAATTCTTTAAATGTGATTTCCAGAAGTTGACATGAAAGCACACACATTTATTATTGTTAGCTGACGTTACATGTTTTAACAAGTATTTTTCTTATCATACAGGTATGCAGTCTTCAACAGAACCTCTCAGAGGCAAACGCAAACAGAGAGCATTTAGGGAAGTTTGGTCCCAATATCGTCCAGTTATTGAGGTAATTACCACGAGGCGACTAAGGATAGGGACATAATTAGCTCCCTGCTCAGGTCACATGTAGGGAAAATGTCAAAGATTAACATTTCAGGACATTAGTGATGTTTACATACTAGATATTTAGTGTTGAGGACGGGTTAAGGGGAAATATTTTGGCACTAAGATTGGCGGTAAAGAAAGTGTTGTAATTCCTATCTATACAGTGAGAAAATACCAAATTGATGGCACATACACGTGagcattttgtttttgtggttggaaaaaaatactgaaatgtCAGTTGTTTGATTGGCAAAAAACAGGTACGCTGTGTATTCCCGAGGAACGCTCGTTAGTGAAGGAGAATAACAGGCTAAGTAAACAAAAGTTATTTCCATCAAAGGTACTTGACTATATAATGTGGAATTCACCTGTTGATTAGGTTACAGTTGGCAGGTAAAGCTAACATTTAATGATCTTCACCGTTTGTTCACTGTAAAGCAATCGGTTTGCCGATAGATGTAAGAGAGTACTGAACTCCAGCCAAACTCCACTGAAGTGAGCACTGCTATTTCTCTTTGCATATTTAACCATTCCCATTGTACATAAAGATACAAGCGCAATGCAATTGGCATACATTGTTTACATTCTTTTCATTTCTTTGAACAGTGAGTGGGCTGAAATGTTTCCTTACGATTTCCGAGATGATCGGATGATGAACCAGCTGAAGGAAATCACACAACGAATTGTATCTATTTATCCCGAATTACGTACAGATGTGACGAACATCAAACATAATCTTATGAACAGGGTAGGTATACATTCACCTTCAAAAAGTTTGGATTTTAGAACTGTCCTTTGTCACATCATTCATCTTTCATATTGACTTTAGGATTTCACTTTGACCTTAGTGATTGAAAATGACCTTGTGACATTTAACCTTGACCTTGGTAATTGAGATGGTCACCACCCATGCTTATAACACTATGTAATGCTTATCTGAGATAATAGGGACCAAGTGACCTGATAAGGTTATTCTGTATGGACCTCACACAGGCTGTATGGTGTTAGGGACCAAGTGACCTGATAAGGCTATTCTGTATGGACCTCACACAGGCTGTATGGTGTTAGGGACCAAGTGATCTGATAAGGCTATTCTGTATGGAACTCACACAGGCTGTATGGAACTCACACAGGCTGTATGGTGTTAGGGACCAAGTAATCTGATAAGGCTATTCTGTATGGAACTCACACAGGCTGTATGGTGTTAGGGACCAAGTGATCTGATAAGGCTATTCTGTGTGGAACTCACACAGGCTGTATGGTGTTAGGGACCAAGTTATAAGGCTATTCTGTATGGAACTCACACAGGCTGTATGGTGTTAGGGACCAAGTGACCTGATAAGGCTATTCTGTATGGAACTCACACAGTCTGTATGGCGTTCATGGCCTGATAATGTCATTATGGTAGATAATGTAACAAGTGAGAAAATTGGTGAAATCCTCACTTTTTGAAAATGAGGATGGGACAGCATAAGCTCTTGAAAATAAACATACTATTTGGAGGCACATGGGAAGAATGTTAGTGAATGGGAGTGGTCCAACTGGAGGTCAGAAAGGTCACGGAAGTCAGGGAATTGTGGGGGAGGGCAGTGTCAGATGAACGAGATTATCAGGGTATGGACAGTATTAGGTGACAAAACCGTCACAGTTGATCACGAAAAGTTTAGTGATGAGTCTGAAAGAGGGAGGATTCAGACACATTAATCTTTGGGGGAAATATCTTGGCCATACATTGGGGAATTTAGATTGAGATAAAAATGAGAGTTTGTGGGAAGAGAAACACTCCAGATAGCTACAAGAGGGGTAATCTGAGACATTAACATAAGTGTAATCAAAAGAAACTTAATGAACTTGAAAAAATTCGTGATACTGCAAGCTATTTTTagaattcatattttttttatgaatatgaCACTATCAGCTGGTCAAAAGATTTCGAAACCTGCCTGATCTGTACTCCCTAAACCCTGGCTGTAAATGCACTACTGTTAGGCGAATGAGTGCTCTGAAATATCGTTTTCGTAATTAAAATGCCAATTATCAAATGGATCCTGTTTACGATTACATATCTCTGTGGAAGCCCATGTGTTAGTGGTGTTACATGTATCCACGACTGCCTTCGACTGCCTTCTCCGCCAGATGTATCCCTATAGAATACTGGCAGTTAAACTAAACAATTCTCCATTAGCAGTTTTAACAGCAGATGTATTCAGTCGACAATAAATCTGCCTTCTCTCTTTACAGTTGGCAGGCTTACAGAAGTATGAGGAAGAATTGACCAAGTGGGGGGATCAGGCACTAGAGAAATCCAAATCACAAGAGGTGCCAACGGTAATTAAAACTtatcaaatatgtctgtttagtaCTGTATAGCGTGGGCAGTGCTAAGACATGAAATTCCTAATTGCTTTTTAGAATGTGAAATCATCATACTGAATTTCAAGATATgtatatttgggaaattcttgCTACAAGATATCTGATAGGGATTAAATCCTTTCTGTTATGTTGTATGTAAAATTTTGGAGTTAATACTTATGATGATAAACTTCAGAAATTTTACAATGTAActatgaatataaattaattctCCTACATATTCTTACAGAAAGATAAAACAGACAGTACAGGTATTTGTTTCCTATTTTACAGACGGACATCACAGAGGTTTGCGGTAATCCTTTAGAATTTGCTCAACAACTTACACACATAGAATTGGAGAGATTACGGTTCATTGGACCAGAAGAATTTGTTCAGGCATTTTCCAAAGAATCTCATAGTGCTGAGGTAACTCATATTTCTGGTgttgacatgttataagatgaCAATATGATTTCTATCCTATCTCTCGGAATATTTTAcctgaaaataaaaacttttactTTCAAATTGCGTAAAATGGTTAGTATTGTTTTCATTGGGGAAGTATTTAAACCAAGATTTGAGATATTAGTTTTGTTCATTAGTCATTAAGTCATGAGCAGATATTTAAAGTTGTGCTTTCTTTTACACAGACGACTTACCGAGATGTAAAGAGAACGTCAAACCTAGAGGCCTACGTCCAGTGGTTCAACAGACTCAGTTACTTTGTAGCTACAGAAATTTGCTCAGTaagtacaataatgtatattgaCCATTGATTAGGACACTTTGATGATAtgatgactacagctagtgtcAAGAAAACAtctcatatatatcatatgataAGGAAATCAATATGGATGTCAAAAGTCTTTTTCTATACTCTTGTTCTAATggataaagggagataatccactAATTTCTTCAAATAATGATGCTGTATTATAAGAAATTGCTGTAAAGAGTAAATTTTCAATGGCTGATATTTAAATGAAACTCTTTCTTTTTTCAGCATTTAAAGAAGAAGAATCGAGTGAAAATGATAGAATACTTCACAGACGTTGCTAAAGAGTGCATCAACATTGGCAACTTCAACTCATTAATGGCCATTATAGGTACGTATCAATCCTCTTAACCACAAAGATAAGATATACAAAAGTGAGTGATGGTTATTATAATGTAAGATTGAAAATTTGGTAAATTTCAgaggaaaagaaagaaaataattttgtagatgCTTTTGTGACacttttaacagtttattattTGTATCTTTACAGCGGGTATGAACATGAGTCCAGTAGCTCGACTCAAGAAAACGGTAAGTCATCGTTATCAAAAACTAACTGCTCTTCTCAATTAAATTGTAATcatttaaattataatgtaattatcatataacaataattgaaacaaaaatcatattttatcatattttatgcATTAAATCTGGAATTTCATCATGCAGGCACtttaacagtatacatactTCTAGATCAAATGAAACTTCATTATTTCTGCTAATTTCATTGTTATTTgagttaattattattatttttattccgACAGTGGGCTAAAGTGAACACGTCAAAATTTGAGATCCTCGAGCATCAGATGGACCCTTCTAATAACTTTGGTAGTTACCGGTCGTGTCTGAAGGCGGCCATGTGGCGGTCAGATAGTGCTGCATCAGACAGAGAAAAGGTACCCTATCTTACTcttaatttcatattaaataaagatcagaaatttaaaaaataatattaatttacttGTATTCATGAATAATAGCATAACATTTTgcacagtattttttttttttacttagtGAATTGAGATTCAGTAACTTGTTATGAAAATGATAGAAGTACAATTTCTTTATAGAGAGTTTTTATCTCTTTTCCAGATTGTCATTCCTTTCTTCAGTCTGTTTGTCAAAGACATTTATTTCCTCAACGAGGGCTGCAATAGCAAGTAAGTATATTGTGAGAAATGAtccaggggaagtcactcttgcttagaataaaaatgtttgtaccATTTCCATATTTCTATGAAACAATAACCTATTAAGTGTGTactattttaaacatttttttattgatattttcttcaaattCCATGAATTTGTGTGTCTGattatgaatttttattttcatcttattttgttttaaaggtTAGCGAATGGGAACATTAACTTTGAGAAGTTTTGGCAGCTGGCGAAGCACATCTCTGACTTTATCAGCTGGCAGCAAGTAGAATGTCCTTTCCAGAGATCGGGCGACGTTCTCAGCTACATTCTTACCACAACAGTCTTCTCTGAATCCAGTAAGTTACTGACCATTATAGAAAATTAATAGTGTTGTAAGTCTGCCCTATTTATATACAATTCTTTTTGAGGGATTTATGATATGTAGAAACTTCAATTGCTCTATATCTGTCAAAGGTCTTTCATGGCTCTAtagattttttctttatttcattatggATTAAGATTGAATTTGTTCTGATTTAGTATGACTATTTTTGTGTTTCTGATTTTAATCATATCGGTTTTCTTACAGCTCTCTCCTTGGCATCTTATGAATGTGAAGCACCGGAAACAAGCTTTGACAAAGAGCGCCACAAAAAACTCAAGTAAGTATACAACATGACAACCACTACTGTAACTGTCCTTTTCCTGTTATAGCTGGAGTTAGATAACAAAACTGGAATACCTTCCTTACATGccttttgaaatataataatttcaCAAGTAGGATAAATGCAATAGGATTTATAATTTGTTCTTTCACTATAACCTGATTAAGCTGACAAAATAAATCTAAccatgtatatgtttattacAGAGCCCAGGTGGGATTATGACTAGTCCAGGATCCTGTTCTCCACAGAAAATCCAAGCGCAGGAAAGAAACAAAGTTGTGAACATGTGAAAGGAcacaaaacacattttaatgtttcgACTTTCGGAGGAGAGGGTACAAACTGCAATCCAAGAGTTGTGTTCAGAGAAAAAAACCTTGTTGTTAAATACTGTTGTTAATTACACAAATGAGTTGTCTCGGAGAGGCGACTTATCTTGCTGGTCAAGATATGAATGGACATTCCAGAATGTGGTATCAATTATGTTGTGTGACATGAACAATCAGACTTTCATCCTGTGTCTCGGATTCGTTCCACAGAAACCAAAAGTGCTacttatcattatttatattgcGGAACAGACTGGTTTTCTGGGTCACGGATCGGCCAGTGTCTGGAGTGTGAGTGAGAGagttgttatatttatattgtggAACAAACTGGTGTACAAGGTCACAGATTGGAATGATAGCATTTTGAACAATATGGATTAAGTGTGTGCAACAGTGAATTGTTATGTTTGTATGAATGTGGGGTAACAGAGATTGACAAATATGCATTcaaattatatattgataatatcaGAGATAAGAAAACAGAACACTGATGCCTGAGGTTAACTTTTTCCATCCAGAAGAACATTTTAGGTTGAAGATCCTATAATTTGTTGCACATGAAGGAAATTGTTAAAGTCTGGTATCAGTAAAGAAAGGTCAAGTacttaatatttatttagaagtagaattcaatatttatcaaaacatcatattataaagttattttcaatatttgacAGAGGTAAATTTTTGAGGTACCGTTATATAATTCTTTCTTGAATTCAGATGAAGTTATAAACATTATAATGAAATCCTTTtgacaaaaacatattaaaaccaAGTTTATTAGATGAAATGtcttatattaaaaaaatgtatgaaaatattaaaagtagATTATTTAACACGTTATAGAATACTCAATGTGATGGTGTGAGGAGGGTGATACTGGTGCTGAAATGATTATCATATCCCATACATTAATCATCTTCTTATTTCTTTACTTACATATTGTCAGCTGTTGTCCATGTGTTTGTTACCCTTCTTGTCCTGTGTAGTTGTCTCCTCTTAGTCTAGCTCTCTAATATTGGAACCTGAAGTTCTTTGGATATACACAAGAATACTTGTGCTCTTTGTTTATTATGAAACTTTCGATTTCCTGCATAATAAAGAAGGATTAGTACAAATTGATAGAGAGGATTTTTTAATATCTATAATAGAAGCATAATCTTATTCATCGAAGATTTTTTGGACGAACTAATCTGCACTCTGTCAGACCTACAAACAATAATGCTTGCTATGTGGTTATTGTTTGTGATTATATGTTATTTCATGACGATGAAAGGGCTTATTTTCCT from Argopecten irradians isolate NY chromosome 5, Ai_NY, whole genome shotgun sequence includes:
- the LOC138322737 gene encoding ras-GEF domain-containing family member 1B-like isoform X7 is translated as MITQVLSVFKPTIFGTIAKEKTTPEDSRVKSVGPQMLSLSQMFDHRVAGYSTKVDGHFSENEALIFQDGNLMAGSIEALIQHLVPTTSYHPDRTYVFAFLLSSRLYIRPHSLLGEVCQVCSLQQNLSEANANREHLGKFGPNIVQLLSEWAEMFPYDFRDDRMMNQLKEITQRIVSIYPELRTDVTNIKHNLMNRLAGLQKYEEELTKWGDQALEKSKSQEVPTTDITEVCGNPLEFAQQLTHIELERLRFIGPEEFVQAFSKESHSAETTYRDVKRTSNLEAYVQWFNRLSYFVATEICSHLKKKNRVKMIEYFTDVAKECINIGNFNSLMAIIAGMNMSPVARLKKTWAKVNTSKFEILEHQMDPSNNFGSYRSCLKAAMWRSDSAASDREKIVIPFFSLFVKDIYFLNEGCNSKLANGNINFEKFWQLAKHISDFISWQQVECPFQRSGDVLSYILTTTVFSESTLSLASYECEAPETSFDKERHKKLKAQVGL
- the LOC138322737 gene encoding ras-GEF domain-containing family member 1B-like isoform X1, which produces MEEKEIICDASESDRATKYESNADLFGVQLEVTLKLLEAEKRKLEVWQRELSSTLSHDNSNMGIRRKKAVQQLEMNVSRIQQQYIQLEQEYKTAAMGAIKRKSNKKRSSRSQPAIGLKQTPKSRPTIFGTIAKEKTTPEDSRVKSVGPQMLSLSQMFDHRVAGYSTKVDGHFSENEALIFQDGNLMAGSIEALIQHLVPTTSYHPDRTYVFAFLLSSRLYIRPHSLLGEVCQVCSLQQNLSEANANREHLGKFGPNIVQLLSEWAEMFPYDFRDDRMMNQLKEITQRIVSIYPELRTDVTNIKHNLMNRLAGLQKYEEELTKWGDQALEKSKSQEVPTTDITEVCGNPLEFAQQLTHIELERLRFIGPEEFVQAFSKESHSAETTYRDVKRTSNLEAYVQWFNRLSYFVATEICSHLKKKNRVKMIEYFTDVAKECINIGNFNSLMAIIAGMNMSPVARLKKTWAKVNTSKFEILEHQMDPSNNFGSYRSCLKAAMWRSDSAASDREKIVIPFFSLFVKDIYFLNEGCNSKLANGNINFEKFWQLAKHISDFISWQQVECPFQRSGDVLSYILTTTVFSESTLSLASYECEAPETSFDKERHKKLKAQVGL
- the LOC138322737 gene encoding ras-GEF domain-containing family member 1B-like isoform X6, translating into MMLHPHFKIKPWPTIFGTIAKEKTTPEDSRVKSVGPQMLSLSQMFDHRVAGYSTKVDGHFSENEALIFQDGNLMAGSIEALIQHLVPTTSYHPDRTYVFAFLLSSRLYIRPHSLLGEVCQVCSLQQNLSEANANREHLGKFGPNIVQLLSEWAEMFPYDFRDDRMMNQLKEITQRIVSIYPELRTDVTNIKHNLMNRLAGLQKYEEELTKWGDQALEKSKSQEVPTTDITEVCGNPLEFAQQLTHIELERLRFIGPEEFVQAFSKESHSAETTYRDVKRTSNLEAYVQWFNRLSYFVATEICSHLKKKNRVKMIEYFTDVAKECINIGNFNSLMAIIAGMNMSPVARLKKTWAKVNTSKFEILEHQMDPSNNFGSYRSCLKAAMWRSDSAASDREKIVIPFFSLFVKDIYFLNEGCNSKLANGNINFEKFWQLAKHISDFISWQQVECPFQRSGDVLSYILTTTVFSESTLSLASYECEAPETSFDKERHKKLKAQVGL
- the LOC138322737 gene encoding ras-GEF domain-containing family member 1B-like isoform X4; its protein translation is MSLVDCFRHFRQAPKTKPCTNHAKVHQSSRSQPAIGLKQTPKSRPTIFGTIAKEKTTPEDSRVKSVGPQMLSLSQMFDHRVAGYSTKVDGHFSENEALIFQDGNLMAGSIEALIQHLVPTTSYHPDRTYVFAFLLSSRLYIRPHSLLGEVCQVCSLQQNLSEANANREHLGKFGPNIVQLLSEWAEMFPYDFRDDRMMNQLKEITQRIVSIYPELRTDVTNIKHNLMNRLAGLQKYEEELTKWGDQALEKSKSQEVPTTDITEVCGNPLEFAQQLTHIELERLRFIGPEEFVQAFSKESHSAETTYRDVKRTSNLEAYVQWFNRLSYFVATEICSHLKKKNRVKMIEYFTDVAKECINIGNFNSLMAIIAGMNMSPVARLKKTWAKVNTSKFEILEHQMDPSNNFGSYRSCLKAAMWRSDSAASDREKIVIPFFSLFVKDIYFLNEGCNSKLANGNINFEKFWQLAKHISDFISWQQVECPFQRSGDVLSYILTTTVFSESTLSLASYECEAPETSFDKERHKKLKAQVGL
- the LOC138322737 gene encoding ras-GEF domain-containing family member 1B-like isoform X3, producing MFCEWRDFKCACLPRLFQPKNLKYFTQSSRSQPAIGLKQTPKSRPTIFGTIAKEKTTPEDSRVKSVGPQMLSLSQMFDHRVAGYSTKVDGHFSENEALIFQDGNLMAGSIEALIQHLVPTTSYHPDRTYVFAFLLSSRLYIRPHSLLGEVCQVCSLQQNLSEANANREHLGKFGPNIVQLLSEWAEMFPYDFRDDRMMNQLKEITQRIVSIYPELRTDVTNIKHNLMNRLAGLQKYEEELTKWGDQALEKSKSQEVPTTDITEVCGNPLEFAQQLTHIELERLRFIGPEEFVQAFSKESHSAETTYRDVKRTSNLEAYVQWFNRLSYFVATEICSHLKKKNRVKMIEYFTDVAKECINIGNFNSLMAIIAGMNMSPVARLKKTWAKVNTSKFEILEHQMDPSNNFGSYRSCLKAAMWRSDSAASDREKIVIPFFSLFVKDIYFLNEGCNSKLANGNINFEKFWQLAKHISDFISWQQVECPFQRSGDVLSYILTTTVFSESTLSLASYECEAPETSFDKERHKKLKAQVGL
- the LOC138322737 gene encoding ras-GEF domain-containing family member 1B-like isoform X2, which translates into the protein MEEKEIICDASESDRATKYESNADLFGVQLEVTLKLLEAEKRKLEVWQRELSSTLSHDNSNMGIRRKKAVQQLEMNVSRIQQQYIQLEQEYKTAAMGAIKRKSNKKRSSRSQPAIGLKQTPKSRKSVGPQMLSLSQMFDHRVAGYSTKVDGHFSENEALIFQDGNLMAGSIEALIQHLVPTTSYHPDRTYVFAFLLSSRLYIRPHSLLGEVCQVCSLQQNLSEANANREHLGKFGPNIVQLLSEWAEMFPYDFRDDRMMNQLKEITQRIVSIYPELRTDVTNIKHNLMNRLAGLQKYEEELTKWGDQALEKSKSQEVPTTDITEVCGNPLEFAQQLTHIELERLRFIGPEEFVQAFSKESHSAETTYRDVKRTSNLEAYVQWFNRLSYFVATEICSHLKKKNRVKMIEYFTDVAKECINIGNFNSLMAIIAGMNMSPVARLKKTWAKVNTSKFEILEHQMDPSNNFGSYRSCLKAAMWRSDSAASDREKIVIPFFSLFVKDIYFLNEGCNSKLANGNINFEKFWQLAKHISDFISWQQVECPFQRSGDVLSYILTTTVFSESTLSLASYECEAPETSFDKERHKKLKAQVGL
- the LOC138322737 gene encoding ras-GEF domain-containing family member 1B-like isoform X8 → MLSLSQMFDHRVAGYSTKVDGHFSENEALIFQDGNLMAGSIEALIQHLVPTTSYHPDRTYVFAFLLSSRLYIRPHSLLGEVCQVCSLQQNLSEANANREHLGKFGPNIVQLLSEWAEMFPYDFRDDRMMNQLKEITQRIVSIYPELRTDVTNIKHNLMNRLAGLQKYEEELTKWGDQALEKSKSQEVPTTDITEVCGNPLEFAQQLTHIELERLRFIGPEEFVQAFSKESHSAETTYRDVKRTSNLEAYVQWFNRLSYFVATEICSHLKKKNRVKMIEYFTDVAKECINIGNFNSLMAIIAGMNMSPVARLKKTWAKVNTSKFEILEHQMDPSNNFGSYRSCLKAAMWRSDSAASDREKIVIPFFSLFVKDIYFLNEGCNSKLANGNINFEKFWQLAKHISDFISWQQVECPFQRSGDVLSYILTTTVFSESTLSLASYECEAPETSFDKERHKKLKAQVGL
- the LOC138322737 gene encoding ras-GEF domain-containing family member 1B-like isoform X5; protein product: MYLVDTCVADEGCFDGPRLKIKLCDIHIDYPDEFRIFSFIQPTIFGTIAKEKTTPEDSRVKSVGPQMLSLSQMFDHRVAGYSTKVDGHFSENEALIFQDGNLMAGSIEALIQHLVPTTSYHPDRTYVFAFLLSSRLYIRPHSLLGEVCQVCSLQQNLSEANANREHLGKFGPNIVQLLSEWAEMFPYDFRDDRMMNQLKEITQRIVSIYPELRTDVTNIKHNLMNRLAGLQKYEEELTKWGDQALEKSKSQEVPTTDITEVCGNPLEFAQQLTHIELERLRFIGPEEFVQAFSKESHSAETTYRDVKRTSNLEAYVQWFNRLSYFVATEICSHLKKKNRVKMIEYFTDVAKECINIGNFNSLMAIIAGMNMSPVARLKKTWAKVNTSKFEILEHQMDPSNNFGSYRSCLKAAMWRSDSAASDREKIVIPFFSLFVKDIYFLNEGCNSKLANGNINFEKFWQLAKHISDFISWQQVECPFQRSGDVLSYILTTTVFSESTLSLASYECEAPETSFDKERHKKLKAQVGL